A stretch of Noviherbaspirillum cavernae DNA encodes these proteins:
- a CDS encoding sulfite exporter TauE/SafE family protein — translation MNLVPVFMIGLLGSVHCIGMCGGIVSALSIAPGTRKVFPVALAGGSGIAAPTAVHADVMHVIAYNAGRIGSYAMAGAVAGGIAQGVRGLSVMPSLQLGTYWLANLMLIALGLYLMDAWHGLTRLEAAGRFVWRRVQPLTARLLPMDNSRKALALGALWGWLPCGMVYSVLLTAMLSGSALDGALVMAAFGLGTLPMVASMGMLGMRLQGWLRRRRVRVASGLVILAFGIAGLARAGSGFTADWLEEVCVSPLSSHASDRTEQ, via the coding sequence GTGAACCTTGTGCCCGTATTCATGATCGGCCTGCTGGGCAGCGTGCATTGCATCGGCATGTGCGGCGGCATCGTGAGTGCGCTGTCGATCGCGCCCGGCACGCGCAAGGTTTTTCCGGTCGCGCTGGCCGGCGGGTCCGGGATTGCCGCACCGACGGCCGTGCACGCCGATGTCATGCATGTCATTGCCTACAACGCCGGCAGGATCGGCAGTTACGCAATGGCGGGCGCAGTGGCGGGCGGTATTGCGCAAGGCGTGCGCGGACTGTCCGTGATGCCCTCGCTGCAGCTTGGCACGTACTGGCTTGCCAACCTGATGCTGATTGCACTCGGCCTGTATCTGATGGATGCATGGCACGGGCTGACGCGGCTGGAAGCCGCGGGCAGATTCGTCTGGCGTCGCGTGCAGCCGCTCACCGCGCGTTTGCTGCCGATGGACAATTCGCGCAAGGCGCTGGCCCTCGGCGCATTGTGGGGCTGGCTGCCGTGCGGCATGGTGTACAGCGTGCTGCTGACGGCGATGCTGAGCGGATCGGCATTGGATGGTGCGTTGGTGATGGCCGCGTTCGGTTTGGGAACGCTGCCGATGGTGGCGAGCATGGGCATGCTCGGCATGCGCCTGCAGGGCTGGCTGCGCCGACGCCGGGTGCGGGTGGCGAGCGGCCTGGTGATCCTGGCGTTCGGCATCGCGGGGTTGGCAAGGGCAGGCAGCGGCTTCACGGCGGACTGGCTCGAAGAGGTCTGCGTCAGCCCCTTGAGTTCCCATGCATCGGATCGGACAGAACAATGA
- the hemN gene encoding oxygen-independent coproporphyrinogen III oxidase, with product MTFHAAQSAIAPIQFDAPLIHKLSQQGPRYTSYPTADRFTEDFRSGDYLQAVSGVRAMGARNPLSLYVHIPFCDTVCYYCACNKIVTKNRGKADTYLAYLKREIDMQGRLFAGMNRVEQMHFGGGTPTYLSDAQLGDLLAHLRRWFSFAADGDGEYSIEIDPRTVTAARIHSLRAQGFNRISLGVQDFDADVQKAVNRIQPEEKTLEAIRAARDAGFRSVSIDLIYGLPKQSVVTMEQTLAKVIAADPDRISIYNYAHLPHLFKPQRRIDEAELPSAETRIDMLSLCIERLTGAGYAYIGMDHFARPGDDLAIAQRQGRLHRNFQGYSTHAEAEMVSCGVSAISSVGGTYSQNEKTLDAYYECIEQGRLPITRGIRLDMDDLLRRIVIQTLMCNFELSIASLELAYPIAFTAYFAEEMDKLRSFESDGLLQIGDEWLTITPKGRLLIRNICMVFDRYLNGRQEMKPQRLRYSKTI from the coding sequence ATGACATTCCACGCAGCACAGTCCGCGATTGCGCCCATCCAGTTCGATGCGCCGCTGATCCACAAGCTCTCGCAGCAGGGGCCGCGCTATACCTCGTACCCGACGGCGGATCGTTTCACCGAGGATTTCCGTTCCGGCGATTATCTGCAGGCGGTGTCCGGCGTGCGCGCAATGGGCGCACGCAATCCCTTGTCGCTGTATGTGCACATCCCGTTCTGCGATACCGTCTGCTATTACTGCGCCTGCAACAAGATCGTCACGAAGAACCGCGGCAAGGCCGACACCTATCTCGCCTATCTCAAGCGCGAGATCGACATGCAGGGGCGGCTGTTCGCCGGCATGAACCGGGTGGAGCAGATGCATTTCGGCGGCGGCACGCCGACCTACCTGAGCGACGCGCAGCTGGGCGACCTGCTGGCGCATCTGCGCCGCTGGTTCAGTTTTGCGGCGGACGGGGATGGCGAGTATTCGATCGAGATCGATCCGCGCACCGTCACGGCGGCGCGCATTCATTCGCTGCGCGCGCAGGGATTCAACCGCATCAGCCTCGGCGTGCAGGATTTCGATGCGGATGTGCAGAAGGCGGTCAACCGCATTCAGCCGGAAGAAAAGACGCTCGAAGCGATTCGCGCCGCGCGCGATGCCGGTTTCCGATCCGTCAGCATCGACCTGATCTACGGCCTGCCGAAGCAGTCCGTCGTCACGATGGAACAGACCCTGGCGAAGGTCATCGCCGCCGACCCGGATCGCATCTCGATCTACAACTATGCGCATCTGCCGCATCTGTTCAAGCCGCAGCGCCGCATCGACGAGGCGGAACTGCCGAGTGCCGAAACCAGAATCGACATGCTGTCGCTTTGCATCGAACGGCTGACCGGGGCCGGTTATGCGTATATCGGCATGGATCATTTCGCCAGACCGGGCGACGATCTGGCGATTGCGCAAAGGCAGGGACGATTGCATCGCAACTTCCAGGGGTACTCGACCCACGCCGAAGCCGAGATGGTGTCCTGCGGCGTGTCCGCCATCAGCTCGGTCGGCGGCACTTACAGCCAGAACGAAAAAACGCTGGATGCCTATTACGAGTGCATCGAGCAGGGCCGGCTGCCGATCACGCGCGGCATCCGGCTGGACATGGATGACCTGCTGCGTCGCATTGTCATCCAGACATTGATGTGCAACTTCGAGTTGTCGATCGCGTCTCTGGAGCTGGCTTATCCGATTGCGTTCACGGCGTACTTCGCGGAGGAAATGGACAAGTTGCGCTCGTTCGAGTCGGACGGTCTGCTGCAGATCGGCGATGAATGGCTGACCATCACGCCAAAGGGGCGTCTTCTGATCCGCAATATCTGCATGGTTTTCGACCGCTATCTGAACGGCAGGCAGGAGATGAAGCCGCAACGTCTGCGCTATTCGAAAACGATTTGA
- a CDS encoding NAD(P)H-dependent flavin oxidoreductase encodes MLQTECRSLNIRGKALLPIVQGGMGVGISAHRLAGSVARQDALGTISSVDLRRHHADLMAQTGKSRDKELIDRANLIALDREIKAARVLAEGKGMIAVNIMRAVAEYAAYVRQSCESGADAVVVGAGLPLDLPELTADHPQVALIPILSDVRGISLVLKKWMRKNRLPDAIVIENPRHAAGHLGASRLEDVNDPHFAFSVVIEGTLELFRQLGIERERIPLIAAGGVNSHDTVRELFAMGAAAIQLGTAFAVTAEGDAQPAFKKVLAQAKPEDIVTFMSVAGLPARAVRTPWLANYLDKEAKLQKKAGQKPCTVGFDCLQQCGLRDGIGKAGQFCIDTQLAFALNGDIKRGLFFRGSEPLPFGSEIRSVVELIRYLLSGVRPPLPEPSAA; translated from the coding sequence ATGCTGCAAACCGAATGCCGGTCACTGAACATCAGGGGCAAAGCCTTGCTGCCCATCGTGCAAGGCGGCATGGGCGTGGGCATTTCGGCGCACCGGCTGGCCGGCAGCGTGGCAAGGCAGGACGCGCTCGGCACCATCTCCAGCGTCGATCTGCGGCGGCATCATGCCGACCTGATGGCGCAAACCGGAAAGTCGCGCGACAAGGAATTGATCGACCGCGCCAACCTGATAGCACTCGACCGCGAGATCAAGGCAGCCAGAGTGCTCGCGGAAGGCAAGGGCATGATCGCGGTCAACATCATGCGCGCAGTGGCGGAGTACGCCGCGTATGTCAGGCAGTCCTGCGAGAGCGGTGCGGACGCGGTGGTCGTCGGTGCCGGCCTGCCGCTGGACTTGCCCGAACTGACGGCGGACCATCCGCAGGTCGCATTGATCCCGATCCTGTCCGACGTGCGCGGCATCTCCCTCGTGCTGAAGAAGTGGATGCGCAAGAATCGCCTGCCGGATGCCATCGTGATCGAGAATCCGCGCCACGCGGCCGGACATCTCGGCGCATCGCGGCTGGAGGACGTGAACGATCCGCACTTTGCATTTTCCGTGGTGATCGAGGGTACGCTGGAATTGTTCCGGCAACTGGGTATCGAGCGCGAGCGCATTCCGCTGATCGCGGCGGGCGGCGTGAACAGCCACGACACCGTGCGTGAATTGTTTGCGATGGGCGCGGCTGCCATCCAGCTCGGCACGGCATTCGCGGTGACGGCGGAAGGAGACGCGCAGCCCGCTTTCAAGAAGGTGCTGGCGCAGGCGAAGCCGGAAGACATCGTGACCTTCATGAGCGTTGCCGGATTGCCGGCGCGTGCGGTGCGCACGCCGTGGCTGGCGAACTATCTGGACAAGGAGGCGAAGCTGCAGAAGAAGGCAGGGCAGAAGCCATGCACCGTCGGCTTCGACTGCCTGCAGCAGTGCGGCCTGCGCGACGGCATCGGCAAGGCGGGGCAATTCTGCATTGACACGCAGCTTGCCTTCGCGCTGAACGGCGATATCAAGCGCGGCCTGTTCTTCCGTGGCTCGGAGCCGCTGCCGTTCGGCAGCGAGATCAGGTCTGTGGTCGAGCTGATCCGGTATCTGCTTTCGGGCGTGCGTCCGCCGTTGCCGGAGCCGTCTGCGGCGTAG
- a CDS encoding chemotaxis protein CheW produces MENVQDNQGQIEALAFKLGSEEYGINILKVQEIRGYDAVTKIANAPEFIKGVVNLRGVIVPIVDMRIKFNLGTPTYDQFTVVIILNIGERVVGMVVDSVSDVITLPAEQIKPAPEMGTALNTDYLIGLGTIDQRMVILVDIDRLMSSTEMGLIEQLAA; encoded by the coding sequence ATGGAAAACGTTCAAGACAATCAAGGCCAGATCGAAGCACTGGCATTCAAGCTCGGCAGCGAGGAATACGGCATCAACATCCTGAAGGTGCAGGAAATCCGCGGCTACGACGCGGTGACGAAGATCGCCAACGCGCCGGAGTTCATCAAGGGCGTGGTCAATCTGCGCGGCGTGATCGTGCCGATCGTCGACATGCGCATCAAGTTCAATCTCGGCACGCCCACCTACGACCAGTTCACGGTCGTCATCATCCTCAACATCGGCGAGCGCGTGGTCGGCATGGTGGTCGACAGCGTGTCGGACGTGATCACGCTACCCGCCGAGCAGATCAAGCCGGCGCCGGAGATGGGCACCGCGCTCAACACCGACTACCTGATCGGTCTGGGCACCATCGACCAGCGCATGGTGATCCTGGTCGACATCGACCGCCTCATGTCGAGTACGGAAATGGGATTGATTGAACAGCTTGCCGCGTAA
- a CDS encoding methyl-accepting chemotaxis protein encodes MKWFYDLKIATKLLVSFIVVLLLTACLGIFSIIQLQRVNQTATDLADNWMPSIKAAGDIKYGLSRLRSATLQHIMSDDMASKDRYEKTIGEMLDKLQQDLQKYESLMSEPEEKKIYGEFIKLREAYTVQRKTAIDLSRAMNTAEAAALMRGDGLKLYSEMEAKIQQIVQFNEDSGVKASDLGDELYATSRIWIISLLVGSIALGFVLALWLSRMIANSLQEAVTVAQAVAAGDLTSRIEVKSKDETGQLLVALKNMNESLVTIVSEVRSGTDTIATASNQIASGNLDLSSRTEEQASSLEETASSMEELTSTVKQNADNARQANGLALSASEVASKGGAVVGQVVDTMASINASSKKIVDIIGVIDGIAFQTNILALNAAVEAARAGEQGRGFAVVASEVRSLAQRSASAAKEIKSLIDDSVNKVDTGAKLVDEAGATMQEIVDSVKRVTDIMGEISAASQEQTAGIEQINQAISQMDEVTQQNASLVEEAAAASEALQEQAGKLAQTVSVFKVDGHQARLSANAGRTVDLAKVKANVNRLTPKVTAKRSIGGVGINAPKPARIANAQAVSGDEWEQF; translated from the coding sequence ATGAAATGGTTTTATGACCTGAAAATCGCGACCAAGCTGCTTGTGTCGTTCATTGTCGTGCTGTTGCTGACGGCATGCCTCGGCATCTTTTCCATCATCCAGCTGCAGCGGGTGAACCAGACCGCCACCGATCTGGCGGACAACTGGATGCCATCCATCAAGGCTGCAGGCGATATCAAATACGGCCTCTCGCGGCTGCGTTCGGCAACCCTGCAACACATCATGTCGGACGACATGGCCTCCAAGGACAGATACGAGAAGACGATAGGAGAAATGCTGGACAAGCTGCAGCAGGACCTGCAGAAGTATGAATCGCTCATGTCCGAACCGGAGGAGAAGAAGATCTACGGTGAGTTCATCAAGCTGCGGGAAGCGTACACGGTGCAGCGAAAGACCGCGATCGACCTGTCTCGTGCGATGAATACGGCGGAAGCCGCGGCACTGATGCGGGGCGATGGATTGAAGCTGTACAGCGAAATGGAAGCCAAGATACAACAGATCGTCCAATTCAACGAGGACAGCGGTGTCAAGGCCAGCGACCTCGGCGACGAACTCTATGCGACCTCGCGCATCTGGATCATCTCCCTGCTGGTGGGCTCGATCGCGCTCGGCTTCGTGCTGGCGCTGTGGCTGTCGCGCATGATCGCCAACTCGCTGCAGGAAGCCGTGACCGTGGCGCAGGCCGTGGCTGCCGGCGACCTCACCAGCCGCATCGAGGTCAAATCGAAGGACGAGACCGGCCAGCTGCTGGTGGCACTGAAGAACATGAACGAGAGCCTGGTGACCATCGTCAGCGAGGTGCGCAGCGGCACCGACACCATCGCCACCGCCTCCAACCAGATTGCCAGCGGCAACCTCGACCTGTCCTCGCGTACCGAGGAGCAGGCCAGTTCGCTGGAGGAAACCGCCTCCTCGATGGAGGAACTGACCAGTACCGTCAAGCAGAACGCCGACAATGCGCGCCAGGCCAACGGCCTCGCGCTGTCGGCCTCGGAAGTGGCGAGCAAGGGCGGCGCGGTGGTCGGCCAGGTGGTGGACACGATGGCCTCGATCAATGCGTCGTCGAAGAAGATCGTGGACATCATCGGCGTAATCGATGGCATCGCCTTCCAGACCAACATCCTCGCACTGAACGCGGCGGTCGAGGCGGCCCGCGCCGGCGAGCAGGGCCGCGGCTTCGCGGTGGTGGCATCGGAGGTGCGCAGTCTCGCGCAGCGCTCGGCTTCGGCGGCAAAGGAGATCAAGTCCCTGATCGACGACTCGGTCAACAAGGTCGACACCGGCGCGAAGCTGGTCGACGAGGCCGGCGCGACGATGCAGGAGATCGTCGACAGCGTCAAGCGCGTGACCGACATCATGGGTGAGATCAGTGCCGCCAGCCAGGAGCAGACCGCCGGCATCGAACAGATCAACCAGGCGATCAGCCAGATGGACGAGGTGACGCAGCAGAACGCTTCGCTGGTGGAGGAAGCCGCCGCCGCCTCCGAGGCCTTGCAGGAACAGGCCGGCAAGCTGGCGCAAACGGTCAGCGTGTTCAAGGTGGATGGACACCAGGCGCGGCTGTCTGCCAATGCCGGGCGAACGGTCGACCTTGCGAAAGTGAAAGCCAATGTCAATCGCTTGACTCCCAAGGTCACGGCAAAACGGAGCATCGGCGGCGTTGGCATCAACGCGCCCAAACCAGCGCGTATCGCCAATGCGCAAGCAGTCAGCGGCGATGAATGGGAACAGTTCTGA
- a CDS encoding GDCCVxC domain-containing (seleno)protein, producing MKTTALESIVTCPQCGFAKQEIMPTNACQFYYECENCHAVLRPTPGDCCVYCSYGSVKCPSVQEQRRCRD from the coding sequence ATGAAAACAACTGCTCTTGAATCAATCGTGACCTGTCCGCAATGCGGTTTTGCAAAGCAGGAAATCATGCCGACGAATGCCTGTCAGTTCTATTACGAATGCGAAAATTGCCACGCAGTTTTACGCCCAACGCCTGGTGACTGCTGTGTCTATTGTTCCTACGGGTCGGTGAAGTGTCCGTCAGTACAGGAACAACGCAGATGCCGTGATTAA